One genomic window of Oncorhynchus masou masou isolate Uvic2021 unplaced genomic scaffold, UVic_Omas_1.1 unplaced_scaffold_987, whole genome shotgun sequence includes the following:
- the LOC135538593 gene encoding gastrula zinc finger protein XlCGF26.1-like, translated as MASVKLEDCSQTLELNVNIKDEEEEENIRTTVSHGYHVETFSKSREQQQEDQRAKMSHHCPHCEEIFPFLSKLKIHLKIHTGEKPYSCSDCGKCFKTSTVLKRHQRTHTGEKPFFCSDCGTRFSQLSHLKSHERIHTGEKPYSCSDCGKCFKTSTVLKRHQRTHTGEKPFFCPDCGTRFSQLSQLKSHERVHTGEKPFFCSDCGASFSQRSTLKTHQRIHTGVKPYSCSDCGKCFKTSNELKVHQKTHTGEKPYSCPDCGTSFSQLSHLKSHEHVHTGEKPFFCPDCGTSFSHLSHIKSHERIHTGEKPYSCSDCGKCFKTSNERKVHQRTHTGEKPFFCPDCGTSFSHLSHLKSHERIHTGEKPYVCSDCGVSFSRLDTLKTHQRIHTGEKPYSCSDCGKCFTTLTDLKVHQRTHTGEKPYSCSDCGKCFKTSNKLKVHQRTHTGEKPFFCPDCGTSFSQLSHLKSHERIHTGEKPYSCSDCGKCFKTSTQLKVHQRTCAFVH; from the exons atggcatcagtgaagctggaagactgcagtcaaacactggagctgaatgtcaacattaaagatgaagaagaggaggagaatatTAGGACAACTGTTAGTCATG GGTACCATGTTGAGACATTCTCCAAATCCAGAGAGCAACAGCAGGAAGATCAGAGAGCTAAGATGTCTCATCACTGCCCACATTGTGAAGAGATTTTCCCATTTCTATCAAAGCTAAAAATACAcctaaaaatacacacaggagagaagccttactcctgctctgactgtggaaaatgcttcaaaacatcaaCGGTGCTAAAAcgtcatcagagaacacacacaggagagaagcctttcttctgctctgactgtggaactCGTTTCTCTCAACTTTCCCACTTAAAATCACATGAACGTATccatacaggggagaagccatactcctgctctgactgtggaaaatgtttcAAAACATCAACGGTGCTGAAAcgtcatcagagaacacacacaggagagaagcctttcttctGCCCTGACTGTGGAACTCGTTTCTCTCAGCTTTCCCAATTAAAATCACACGAACgtgtacatacaggagagaagcctttcttttgctctgactgtggggcgaGTTTCTCTCAGCGGAGCaccttaaaaacacaccaacgtatacacacaggagtgaagccttattcctgctctgactgtggaaaatgttttaaaacatcaaatgagctaaaagttcaccagaaaacacacacaggagagaagccttactcctgcccTGACTGTGGAACTAGTTTCTCTCAGCTTTCCCACTTAAAATCACACGAACatgtacatacaggagagaagcctttcttctGCCCTGACTGTGGAACTAGTTTCTCTCATCTTTCCCACATAAAATCtcatgaacgtatacatacaggagagaagccatactcctgctctgactgtggaaaatgttttaaaacatcaaatgagcgaaaagttcaccagagaacacacacaggagagaagcctttcttctGCCCTGACTGTGGAACTAGTTTCTCTCATCTTTCCCACTTAAaatcacatgaacgtatacatacaggagagaagccttacgtctgctctgactgtggggtaAGTTTCTCTCGTCTGGACaccttaaaaacacaccaacgtatacacacaggagagaagccttactcctgctctgactgtggaaaatgcttcacAACGTTAACTGATCTAaaagttcaccagagaacacacacaggagagaagccttattcctgctctgactgtggaaaatgttttaaaacgtcAAATAAGCTTaaagttcaccagagaacacacacaggagagaagcctttcttctGCCCTGACTGTGGAACTAGTTTCTCGCAACTTTCCCACTTAAAATCACacgaacgtatacatacaggggagaagccatactcctgctctgactgtggaaaatgcttcaaaacatcTACTCaactaaaagttcatcagagaacatgtGCATTTGTGCATTAG